Proteins from one Kazachstania africana CBS 2517 chromosome 1, complete genome genomic window:
- the MMS22 gene encoding Mms22p (similar to Saccharomyces cerevisiae MMS22 (YLR320W); ancestral locus Anc_4.136), with protein MSITEFSDVVISDSEDDGAQSTNILFNITEDLDVDTSSVENGDTDATEEANVTQTSHTVNDGNVPLMKANYEAGELPTYAGSRWSLRKRKAIQKMPYSLERIKHRQLLEGFDVSSFDFVSNQVNLPDRIYTAANDAAPVTEATLNGDLQWETADEQSSSSFEEGQKLHDTETLPEYRRSSSIRQHEVTEQASGESDQNLTSEDEVELNEVVFRGRKINVKTGYRGILPKMAWKRELKRGKSKNSGQSLRNHEVTGKKGIAVRKTVKTVLTNQDDDLMNDIVADGNYNSSIEYDPADFYLKRDQKDYLHDNDTINEVNRYYQDKYNDKYLLLDSSDEEVLEVQPVIATNKGSVNDEAGLSLMHSRTKNALSDLVEIMSDDNLLEAPESDRQTYLIESGEYNRGEIDPGLAHRKTRNKRRHNNGRTSTIDNYFHTKDRPIRLTKISIRNTSNKPRITRYTPQTVHRKASRTSEGEINSRKGQSLGLNFSKKSSDENTKKIKSKRRSDMTIKNPIFTTVVEALGDKIITMHQKASKVSSEFDHIPEDKITYVDYKLPALEAFYSNNAIDPPNLSRILISGKSYTLSRFNSLETINTINQIYDAIIEVGASEKELIDSCKTMSTFILHLNLPTLYEATAEFHKKFYIKVNKMRKKTKSIFFYELSSCQWLLLQISKFTNISNSKKLHIETEILHNIVHFFKALSRFDEDALQKDDECFFESYNILATVVDILGKKDDLWDLLEEQKFSPQLSFIICNIFPTKQERWGILEVKEKYTDFVQSFRFTKYCISSCHWPITDDILLLYDRIFKKRRFNDFPEEHVFSKRNYVVSSLEASIPNGTMFNKYLTLLTVSNISQSMLERLIPISDISKEDTAPTLINRMNLILILASRSNTNLEKRFEKIANELLTVSYAKSHELKNQKRLYEAFLNGIIFLLENNSSKNLPLRVRYLSLIYKNFIHNKPEIELVWSDFLKKLSGSLLLAKKHRVNILRDLYPNLVLMVQRDTVDKDAFMLMGMYIKYLDAFKAAWIQNSLLPLIKNKANTSIDWVHYYCIIGKCLVMKDATTWWSFYTYNGLEDNLSIKIFFNYKVVLLCDGYSFDLIKKSVFSFISSLYFQESSTNYMKLLQASLKRENGNVEGSISCENKLGSLFFLKLLFSCFHKLKYFDVMIQFVDNIQACYESEKLNQEFVEETIQYLNSRYVDQLKDCYSFSLLTRKFGISDIEREKSIFRDRIEVMKDNGVRVLYIFQNLNAVCSNEEQLQSYHLKVTSLFYGSNFKNPMSLFSDIIKGMIGVTNPSFRKYTEAYLAYFLILINNYISAEFSLLTPRDFLTICRLHKILCQNLSSDSTIQGGNYILKKACLTFQLQALRISNGFWEHEKLLKLTRDYCLFTKKSTNVPLPELSAQIEQIWTKNGCAGVDNLTKLYSYDDLTVAKLTEKLSAYTGLT; from the coding sequence GTGCTCAATCAACCAATATCCTCTTCAATATAACCGAAGATTTGGATGTAGATACCTCATCTGTCGAGAATGGTGATACAGATGCCACAGAGGAGGCCAATGTTACTCAGACATCCCATACAGTAAATGACGGTAATGTACCTCTCATGAAAGCCAATTATGAGGCAGGTGAGCTTCCCACCTATGCAGGCTCTAGATGGTCTCTGAGGAAAAGAAAGGCCATCCAAAAGATGCCATATAGTCTCGAAAGGATAAAACATAGGCAATTACTGGAAGGATTCGATGTATCTTCGTTTGATTTTGTATCCAACCAAGTAAATTTACCAGATAGGATATATACAGCCGCCAATGATGCTGCTCCAGTGACAGAGGCGACGCTCAATGGCGACCTACAGTGGGAAACCGCAGATGAGCAGAGCAGCTCGTCATTCGAGGAAGGCCAAAAATTGCATGACACTGAAACTTTGCCAGAATATAGGCGATCTTCAAGTATACGGCAACATGAGGTAACAGAGCAAGCTAGTGGAGAGTCCGACCAAAATTTGACCTCAGAAGACGAagttgaattgaatgaagtGGTGTTTCGAGGTAGAAAAATTAACGTTAAAACAGGATACAGAGGAATATTGCCCAAAATGGCCTGGAAAAGAGAACTGAAAAGAGGTAAGAGTAAAAATAGCGGGCAGTCACTTCGAAATCATGAAGTTACTGGAAAAAAGGGTATTGCAGTTAGGAAAACGGTGAAAACCGTCTTAACAAACCAAGATGACGATCTAATGAATGACATCGTCGCTGATGGAAATTATAACAGTAGCATTGAATACGATCCAGCAGATTTCTATCTAAAGAGAGATcaaaaagattatttgCATGACAACGATACAATCAATGAGGTTAATCGTTATTATCAagataaatataatgataAATACTTACTGCTGGATTCTTCAGACGAAGAAGTTTTGGAAGTGCAACCAGTTATTGCCACGAATAAAGGTTCTGTTAATGACGAAGCAGGGCTAAGCTTGATGCATTCAAGGACGAAAAATGCTCTTTCAGACCTTGTAGAGATAATGTCAGATGATAACCTCCTTGAAGCACCAGAATCTGATCGACAAACTTATCTCATTGAGTCTGGTGAGTACAACAGAGGTGAAATTGACCCCGGTTTAGCTCATCGAAAAACTAGGAACAAGAGAAGGCATAATAATGGGAGAACCTCTACTATAGACAATTACTTCCATACTAAGGATAGACCTATTCGCTTgacaaaaatatcaataagGAATACGTCAAATAAACCGAGAATCACAAGATATACTCCACAAACTGTCCATAGGAAGGCTAGTAGAACTTCTGAGGGCGAGATAAATAGTAGAAAAGGCCAGAGTTTAGGACttaacttttcaaaaaaatcatctGATGAGAACACCAAGAAGATAAAGAGTAAAAGAAGGTCAGACATGACCATAAAAAATCCAATCTTCACGACCGTGGTAGAAGCCCTAGGTGACAAAATAATCACAATGCATCAAAAAGCTTCCAAAGTTAGTTCTGAATTTGATCATATCCctgaagataaaattacATATGTCGATTACAAGCTACCTGCCTTGGAAGCATTTTATTCCAATAACGCGATTGATCCTCCAAATTTATCCAGAATATTGATATCCGGTAAAAGCTACACGCTTTCGCGTTTCAACTCTCTAGAGACAATCAATActatcaatcaaatttatgACGCTATTATCGAAGTGGGTGCTTCTGAAAAGGAGCTAATTGATTCATGCAAAACTATGAGTACTTTCATCTTACATTTAAACTTACCAACTTTGTATGAAGCCACTGCCGAATTCCATAAAAAGTTCTACATAAAGGTAAACAAGATGCGAAAGAAAACTAAATCAATCTTTTTCTATGAGTTGTCTAGTTGCCAATGGCTGCTGCtgcaaatatcaaaatttacTAACATTTCCaactcaaaaaaattacatatTGAGACAGAGATTTTGCATAATATAGTGcactttttcaaagcaCTTTCTCgttttgatgaagatgctTTAcaaaaagatgatgaatgcttttttgaaagttataatattttagCTACAGTTGTAGATATTCTGGGGAAGAAAGATGATTTATGGGACTTGCTGGAAGAACAAAAGTTCTCACCACAGCTTTCATTTATAATTTGCAATATATTTCCTACAAAGCAAGAAAGATGGGGTATTTTAGAGGTGAAGGAAAAGTATACTGATTTTGTACAATCTTTTAGATTTACAAAATACTGTATTAGTTCTTGTCATTGGCCGATCACCGATGATATTCTCTTATTGTATGATCGCATCTTTAAGAAGCGTAGATTTAATGATTTCCCTGAGGAACACGTATTTTCTAAAAGAAACTATGTAGTGTCCTCTCTGGAGGCATCTATCCCAAATGGTACAATGTTTAATAAGTATCTAACGCTTTTGACAGTTTCAAACATCTCCCAATCAATGCTGGAGAGACTAATCCCTATAAGTGACATTTCAAAAGAGGACACAGCACCAACTCTGATTAATAGAATGAATCTGATTCTAATATTAGCCAGTAGGTCAAACACCAACTTGGAGAAGCGGTTCGAAAAAATAGCCAATGAATTATTGACGGTGAGCTATGCAAAATCAcatgaattgaaaaaccAGAAAAGATTATACGAAGCTTTCCTGAACGGTATCATATTTCTTTTAGAAAACAATAGTTCCAAAAATCTACCTTTAAGAGTCAGGTATCTTTCTCTCATCTATAAGAACTTCATTCATAACAAACCAGAGATAGAATTGGTTTGGTCTGACTTTCTAAAAAAACTGTCTGGATCTTTATTATTAGCGAAGAAACACAGagtaaatattttgagagACTTATACCCGAACTTAGTTTTGATGGTTCAAAGAGATACAGTTGACAAAGACGCTTTCATGTTAATGGGGATGtatatcaaatatcttGACGCTTTCAAAGCAGCCTGGATCCAAAATTCGTTGCTTCCACTAATAAAGAACAAAGCAAACACCTCCATTGATTGGGTTCACTACTACTGTATCATAGGCAAATGCCTTGTTATGAAAGATGCCACAACATGGTGGTCTTTTTATACTTATAACGGCTTAGAAgataatctttcaattaagatatttttcaactacAAGGTTGTTCTTCTCTGCGATGGCTACTCTTTCGATcttattaaaaaatctgTGTTCAGCTTCATAAGTAgtctttattttcaagaaagttCTACAAATTATATGAAGTTGTTACAAGCTTCTCTTAAACGTGAGAATGGCAATGTAGAAGGCAGTATTAGTTGTGAAAATAAGCTAGGgtctctttttttcttgaaactgCTATTCAGCTGCTTTCATAAACTAAAATATTTCGATGTGATGATACAATTCGTTGACAATATTCAGGCATGTTAcgaaagtgaaaaattgaatcagGAATTTGTAGAGGAAACGATCCAATACCTAAATAGCCGGTATGTTGATCAACTTAAGGACTGCTATTCATTCTCGTTGCTGACAAGAAAATTCGGAATTtcagatattgaaagagaaaaaagtaTTTTCAGAGATCGAATTGAAGTTATGAAAGATAATGGTGTCAGAGTTCTCtacatatttcaaaatctgaaCGCCGTATGTTCAAATGAAGAGCAATTACAGAGCTATCATTTAAAAGTTACCTCCCTATTCTATGGGTCGAATTTTAAGAATCCAATGTCACTCTTTTCGGATATCATAAAAGGCATGATTGGCGTGACGAACCCATCCTTTCGCAAATATACAGAGGCGTACCTggcatattttttgattttgattaataattatatatcaGCAGAGTTTTCTCTATTGACGCCGAGAGACTTTTTGACTATCTGTCGCCTACACAAGATATTATGTCAAAATCTAAGTTCAGATAGTACTATCCAGGGTGGCAATTACATTCTGAAGAAAGCATGCCTAACATTTCAGCTTCAAGCCTTGAGGATCTCTAATGGATTTTGGGAACATGAAAAGTTACTGAAACTGACAAGGGATTACTGcttatttacaaaaaaatcaacGAACGTCCCTCTTCCCGAACTATCTGCTCAAATAGAGCAAATTTGGACCAAAAATGGTTGTGCGGGCGTCGATAATTTAACTAAACTATATTCTTACGATGATTTGACAGTTGCTAAACtaactgaaaaattatcagCATATACTGGGCTAACGTAG
- the CWC24 gene encoding U2-type spliceosomal complex subunit CWC24 (similar to Saccharomyces cerevisiae CWC24 (YLR323C); ancestral locus Anc_4.139): protein MFKKRSKLSGDGLQNKRKKLDESERAKNNIAVKKGDSVPKLSLEDDNILPDDSAYKLLSTENEATKSDILNNERNFKQADFKKSGDNNNALISINKSKFNASKQILQPFNVRTTIVTDYQPDVCKDYKQTGYCGYGDSCKFLHSRDDFKAGWKLNKEWDVDNNGNNDEVQKELEDIPFKCVLCNEDYKSPIVTSCNHYFCSACFMKRVEKDSKCFICKAETHGVAKVAVNLKKYLKKTDSS from the coding sequence AtgttcaagaaaagaagcaaGCTGTCTGGTGACGGTTTACAgaataaaagaaagaaattggaTGAATCAGAAAGAGCCAAAAACAATATTGCCGTGAAGAAAGGTGATTCTGTTCCAAAATTGTCATTGGAGGATGATAACATATTGCCTGATGATAGTGCGTATAAGCTACTCTCGactgaaaatgaagctACAAAATCTGATATACTGAATAATGAACGTAACTTCAAGCAAGCtgacttcaaaaaaagtggcgataataataatgccTTGATTTCCATTAATAAGAGCAAATTTAATGCAAGTAAACAGATTTTACAGCCGTTTAATGTACGTACCACTATTGTAACAGATTATCAACCAGACGTCTGTAAGGATTACAAACAAACTGGGTACTGTGGCTATGGTGATAGCTGTAAATTTTTGCATTCGAGAGATGATTTTAAAGCAGGTTGGAAGTTAAACAAAGAATGGGATGTTGATAACAATGGAAATAATGACGAGgttcaaaaagaattagagGATATTCCTTTCAAATGTGTACTGTGTAACGAAGATTATAAATCGCCTATTGTCACTAGCTGCAATCACTACTTTTGTTCCGCCTGTTTCATGAAGAGAGTGGAAAAAGACTCAAAATGTTTTATCTGTAAAGCAGAAACACATGGTGTTGCTAAGGTAGCTGTTAAtctaaaaaaatatttaaaaaagaCGGATAGTAGCTAA